In the genome of Buteo buteo chromosome 14, bButBut1.hap1.1, whole genome shotgun sequence, the window cgctgccggcgggggggggggggttgtggggtgggaatttggggggggtgggctgtGTGCGCCCCGTCGGGCCCCGCGCGAAGTTTTGCAAGTGCAACttcgggtgggggggggggtgggtgggtgggtgggggggcggATCCCCGCTGAGCCGGCGGCCTGAAAGGGAGCCAATCGCGCGGCCCCAGCCGCTGCCAATCATCGGGATCCGTCCAATCCCTCCGGTGCGGTGTCCGAGCCGTCTTTCCCACCGCGCCGCCGAAGTGTGGTGAGGGCTCTGCCAATCGCGGGCGGCCAGAGCGGGGCCGGGGATGCGCGGAGTTAGGAGCGCAGACAAAAGAAGTTAAAGAGCCGCTTAATATATACATGTTTTTGAAGGCGggtagagggaaaaaaataacaacagcgAGCGTAGATGGGCTTGGCTGTGTCGTTATGGAGCCCCCTTTGAGCAAGAGGAACCCGACACTGAGATTAGCGGATTTGGCAGCGGCTCAGCCCCATCCTCACCAGAACATGACAGGCTTCCCGGGGCTGGGGAACCACCACGGCCACCCCCACCACGCGGCCCACCTCCACCCCGGGGACGCGGGCGGCGACCCCGGCGGGGCCCTCCCGCCGCTGGGACCCGAGCACATGGCGCAGCCCGCCGCCCTCAAGCTCACGCCCGAGGCGCTCACCGCCGCCGCTTtcgccgcgcccgccgccgccgccgccaccaccgcctccgccgccgccaccgccaccgccgccgccgccaccaccgccgcctacgcgccgcccgccgccgccgccctcccggGCTACCCGtcggggggggcggcgggccgggaTTTCCTCCTACGGCGGGagctgccccccgccgccgccgccgccgccgccgctgccgccgccgccgcgcacgGGGCGCTGGGCGAGCAGCACCCGCCCGCCggctccccccacctcccgcccccgccgccccacgGCGTCTTCATCTCGGCCGGCGGCACCTACGGCGCGGCCGACGGGGCGCACGCCGccttcccgccgccgccgcccggcgaGCAGGGAGCGCCCGCCGGCCGCCACCCGCCGCTCAACGGGCAGATGCGGCTGGGGctggcggccgccgccggggagcTCTACGGCCGCGCCGAGGCTCACtacggggcggccgccgccgctgcctcctccgcctcctcctcggCGCTGCAAGGCTACGGCTCGGTGAACCTCaacccggcggcggcgggccaCGGGCACCCGCaccacccccatccccaccaccaccaccatcaccaccaccaccaccaccaccatgcccacgtcggggcggcggcggcggcggcggcggcggcggcggcggcggccggggcctTCCTGCGGTACATGCGGCAACCCATCAAGCAAGAGCTGATCTGCAAGTGGATCGACCGGgagccgcctcctcctcctcctcctcctccgcctccgCCGCCACCGGGCGGTAGGAAGCCTTGCTCCAAAACTTTCAGCACGATGCAGGAGCTGGTGAGCCATGTCACCGTGGAGCACGTCGGCGGGCCCGAGCAGAGCAGCCACGTGTGTTACTGGGAGGAGTGTCCCCGCGAAGGCAAGCCCTTCAAAGCGAAATACAAACTCATCAACCACATCCGAGTGCACACGGGAGAGaagcccttcccctgccccttccccggCTGCGGGAAGGTCTTTGCCCGCTCCGAAAACCTCAAGATCCACAAGCGGACTCATACAGgtgggtgtccccccctccccccccgccgcctctctaaggcttttcttccttttttttttttttcccttttcctcctcttttcctcctctcctacGCACCGCCGGACATGTGACTTTTTCATGAATAAGTAATTCTGCAGCGCACGGACCAcgcacacccccacccccacagAGCCACGCACACGCACCCGGCCCCTCTGCCCTGCACGCACGTGTGtcccgtgtgtgtccccccgcgtccgtgtcccccccccccccccgcaccttgggcagctccctccccaccccctccgCCACCCACCTCCCCGCATCCCGGCACCACCGATTAATTAATAACAGGAGCCTCTGCGGACGAACGAGGAGAGGATGAGCACCCACCGTCCCTCACCGGGGcaccccggggcggggggggggggggggggttcatccgacggcttccccccccccccccgccgccgaaGGACGCCGGTTCTGCTTTTCCTGCCGGTTCTGCCGGCGGGGACGGACCGGGACGAacggggggggacaccccacgGCTCGGCGGAGATGGGGCCTTGGGGGCTCTTGGGGGCGCAGTTCCCCTGCgctgcgggcggcggcggcggcgctcgGGGCTGCCGGTACTGCCGGTACTGCCGGGGCTACCGGGGCTGCCCCCGCTATACCGAGACTACCGATACTGCCGGCTGTGTTCCCCTGCCGGGGTTACCGATACTGCCGGCGCCGCCGCTGCTACCGGTACTGCCGGTAATACCGGGGCTGCCCGGGATGCTCCCTCCTCCGGCGGTGCCCGGGGAGGAGGGCACAAGGCGGGGGAAGTTTACCGGAggacttttccctctcttcgTGGATCTGAGAAGAAAACTTCAAAGCAGTCCCGCCGGCCCGGAGGGGTTTGGCAGAACGGGAGCTGCGGGAGGAGGGAGCGGCCCCCCCGGGGGGATGCCCCGGGGGACAGGCTGGGCCCGGCGCGGGGCTCCTGGGGGGGCTCGGGCTGTGTTTGAGCctctcagtctttttttttctttctttctttctttcttaattttctttttttttcctctctcttttccctcctttctcgCCACCCCCGAAATACGCATTTCGATCTGGGTGTAAAAACTCTGCCGAAAATGAACGAAGCCGGGATTTATAGTGGTAGACAAATATTATTCCTCGGAGGACACTTAAGGAAGTGGAGTTGCCGTAATTGCTTTCTTGATTTATTGTGTGCTGCTCGGGAAGAGAAAAGCGGCGACCGTGCAACGTGTTGTTCCGATGTAAAACCAAATGGCCCATGGCGGAAAGGATTATAGATTTTTATCTCCAGAATATGTCAGGCATGAGCCCATATGTAGCTGCAGAGACCTGAGGATGCCCAGCTCTCTGCgtccggggcggggggggggatttctcctgcgggggggggggggctgacacatttttgggggtggtggttgttgttgtGTTAAAGGCACGGCGGAATGAGTTAAATGCTGGAGGGCCGTGTTTTTGTCATCTAGCCTTCCCCATCTGTCTtgatttggaaaacaaaacttcacCGTGGACCTTTCTGGGCTCCTCaactccttccccatcccagctccaAAGGGGGGGAAAGGACCGAGTCCGGGGGAGgtcgggggagggggggggcagagggattcagcaggaaaaggagCTCCCCAAAAATATGTATCGAGCAGAGTCTGCAGCTCTGAGCTGTGGTCGAGCATTGCCCCAAGGCCCTGCATGGGACGTGGCCCCTTGCAAAAGAAATTCGGAGGAATTGCcatccccctctcccccagcccctcgaGGGGTGCACAGCCCCGGGAGGGTGCCCACGAAGGAAAGTTCTCTCCAGGCAGAAGGGCCCGTTGCAACAAAGCAGCCCTCGgggctcggggtgggggggcaagACCCCCCCCTCGAATGACAGCTCGTCCCAcgggagggcaaaggggacgtGACTCTTCCCCACGCACAGCCCTCGGGTGGACGAGGGATCCCAAACCTTCTGCCCGTCCCTAGCAGattaattactgtaattttgCCGCCTCAGCTTTAATTTAGTCCTGTGCAGACTGGGAGCAGGAGAGATTTACAAACTATTCGGTTATTATGGGCATGtttggggggaggtgggaaatAATAACACCGTAATTGTATCATTAGGGGATTTTGCGTGTTTCTGGCAAtcctgcaggaggaagagtATGTTGGTAATTCAGGAAGCATTTGCTTGCTTGGATTTTTTCCCCGCTTTTCCTCGAAAGCATCACTCCGGGAGCTGCACACTGCGCCCTGTGGCTCCAGCCCCATTTTCGGGACAAATCACTGTCCCCACCCCCGGTGCATCCTAACGGGAacggggacaccccccccccccccccaaaatcactgCCCCCTCGCCGGAGACGGTGCTCAGGATCGCCAGGCTTCCCCCCGACgattcctcccccctcccccaaaaatgTGATCCCAAAGCTCCTCCGTGCACCCCCCCGGCACTGCTGCTACCGGGAGGAGTCAGGGGACGGCGCCCGGCATCTCGCCCCCTTCCTTGGGTTGAAACCACCTACAAATGGTTAAACTCTGACGTGACGCCCTCGTCAGCGTGCCAGGGACACTCCAGGACCTTCCCCGCTCCTGGATTTGCGTGGAATTGGATCGTCACGATCCGGAGGCTAGCGAGGAGGAGCTTACCCGGGGGCTGTGCACCCCTCGAGGGGCCGGGGGAGAGGGGGACCCCCCTCTCCCCCGGCCCCTCGAGGGGTGCACAGCCCCCGGGGGGGTGTGCCCACGCGTGAGCCCCACGGGGAAAGGCACTTCCCTAAAGCCCCGAcgggacggggagggggaggacgGACGCGGTTTGGTCCAGCGGGTCGGAGCATCTTTCGGGGGGGGCTGCGCTTGGGGGTCTGCGGGCCACCGCCGGCAGCAGGACGTGTGAACCTGCATCCTCGGGGTAATACAGATAGAAATCGGCCAAAGCCGGCGGTAGATTCGCTGtgtttctccaggaaaaaaaaaaaaaaaaaaagaacacacgAAGCGACTCGAGGTTTGTCTCGGTGGGAGTGGGAGCATGCCGGGGTTTCCGTGCACGCGAAAACTCCACGAGATACATTTTcttaccatcttttttttttttttttaaggataaacTTGCTCTTTCTAGTGCTACCACTTCGCTGGTAGGTGAGCCGATTTTGATTGAAAAAAGTTGACACGTAAATAGGCTGCGGAGGCACATGTTTCTATAGTAACAGCCGAGAACTagctagtttttaaaaataaaaaccgttttctttttccattgttATTTTGCTAAACACGATACGATCATACAAACGGAAGGAGCAGTAAAAACCGCctgctgaaaatgagaaaatgtccACCGAGACAGCTGCTGGGTTGTTACTTCTGAGCGCTCAGGGCAAAACAGATCTGAAAACACGCACCACCCATGCCTAACCCGACAGCATTTTTAACTCGAGAGTCGCAATAGTCGTGACAAGGATTATCTGTGCAGGTCTGTCTGCGCCGGGCTCACGCGTAGCGtggcagggaaagcaaaagttGCTGTAAGAAACTCCGGTCCGTCTACAGTGCAGGGAGCCGGcacgttttttttttttttccctgctttctcaGCAATAGGAATTTTCTCAGCCCTATTCGGGAGCTATGGGGAAGGGTCGGTCCTGGGCACGGCTCTAAATGCCAGAACATCTATGTGCCAGGGTACGGTATGTCACGGTGCGGGGTACGCCAGGCAAACCCACCCTGGGCTGATTTTCACAACCCCTTTTTAACTGTTAAGCAATGTGTAAAGCTCTTAAAATAAATCGGccggagattttttttttttttagacccAAATTAGCCGGAGGTAACCAGCTGCGGTACCGACAGCCCACCGCTGTCATCACCAGTGTCGGGACTGGTGCGTGtcgtgtgtcgtcccccccagcctgcaGGTTCCCAGTACGGGCTACTGGGTGCTCCCTCTTTCCCTCGGGATGCTCAAACAGGtgttcccttttcttttcccccaaactAATTATTCCCCCAGCGTAGTGCCCCATTGGGAAAGGATTAGGCAGGAGATGTGCCAGGCGAGCCAGGCTGCCGGCAAACGCCAGCCCCTCGCGGGCGAAGGCattgagaggtttttttgttcgGCCTCGGTCATTAAGAGCGGTAATGAAGGTTTCTCGTGTGCGAGGGGGAACGCCGCAGAGGGCAAACAAGGCAGGGCCCTGCCGCCGCCAGCGACATCGCAGAGTTTGCAAAAcacggggcggggagggggaaatcGGAAGCCTGGGGCATGTCACGACTGTcgcgagggggggggaggaaaaagggagaggaggaggaggagggaaggcttGGCCGCGCTCGCTGGGGAAGGGCCGGGCCAGGTTGCGGGCAGGTTGCGGGTTGCGGGCAGGTTGCGGGCAGGTTGCGGGTTGCGGGCAGGTTGCGGGCAGGTTGCGGGCAGGGCCGTGCCCCCCGCCCGGCGGTAACGGTGCGGTTGCTGTGTCCCGGCAGGGGAGAAGCCCTTCAAGTGCGAGTTCGACGGCTGCGAGAGGAAGTTCGCCAACAGCAGCGACCGCAAGAAGCACTCCCACGTCCACACCTCCGACAAGCCCTACTACTGCAAGATCCGCGGCTGCGACAAATCCTACAcccaccccagctccctgcGCAAACACATGAAGATCCACTGCAAgtccccgccgccctccccgccgccgggctcTCAGGTCtacccggcggcggggccccccGACGGCCCGCTGCCCCCCGAGGCCGAGCCGGCCGCCGAGCCCACCCGCGGCCGTGGGGCCGCCGCCGCTCTCTCCCCGCCGGTCACCAACCTCAGCGAGTGGTACGTCTGCCAGGCCGGGGGGGCTCCCCggcggccccgcagcccctccagccGCGACGCCTCCCCGGCCTCCGAGGGGGGGGACGAGCCCCACAGGACCTCGGCGGGCAGAACAGCTCCCTAGGGCCGGGACGAGCCgtgccgagccgagccgggacGAGCCgtgccgagccgagccgagccgccggcggccccggcccccccccccccccgctggcCCAGGCTGCCGCGGCGGCAGCCGCCCGGCACGGAGGGCTGGCGTGGAAGTGCCATCAGGTTTGACTCGCGCTATTTATTCCGTGTACGAAACCCTATGGTGTTTGTACGGTAACTAATTTAATTAAAGAGACTcggaccttttttttttttttttcctttttttttttttcctccccccccccccccccctccctccccttttatccttttggtaagaaaaaaaagcatcactaACACCACGCTGGGCCATCTCAGCCACCCGAGCCGCACGCTTTGCAGAGGGAGACGGTGCCAAGGGAGATGCCCGGGCCGCAGAGGACTTTtgccccagctcccaccctgcCCATGCCGTACCGCTCCGGACAAGAGAGCGAGCTGGGGGAAAGCTGCGAGCTGGCAGAGCCCTGCTGTTCCCTGCAGTGGCTCTTCAATACTTTTAGCTGCCACCCCAGCACCTCCTTTTCAGCCTGGGTAAAGCCCTGGGCTTGCAGCGGCCTCCTGACTGTAAAGCAGCACCTGCTTGAAGCTCCGGCCAGTCGAGGGCAGGTTATGCatcccttaaaataaaaatgaaataaacgcggtttttttccctcccctcttgCAGTTCAGCTCCTTTGTGATTGTTGGTTTCTCTCCCGAGTCGTGGGGTGCCACCCGCACCCGGCGTTATCTCTCCggccttctttccttctcccttagCCGTAACCACGTGAAGACGATTTAGGGAAGGGAAGACAAAAGATGCAGCACTCCCTCACCGCTCCTCCACGGTTTGTAAGCGTATGGCTCCCAAAACGTAGCTGGAGAATAAAAGAAACCCGCTGCTATTTGACAGCTGCGATACTGTGAtacattttggtttttcccccccaaaaaaaccccacacaaaacCTGACAGCGGTTTTCCCTTTTCTCGGGGTTGGTGTTATTATGACTCtggttattattattattatttttttaaagttcgTCTCGCAGAGGAAGACTTCGCCTcttgctccctccagccctgcgTGTGGTCAGTTCGTGGTTGGGAGGGGGAGCAGCCCCCCGGGCCTGGCGAGCAccggaggggaggggggcgtggggctggggggattatttttttattattattttatatacatatatatatatatatttttaggtTTATTTCCTCTCTCCAGCCGAGTCGGTGCCTGCGCGCACTCTTGCTTTTCACCATCTCCCTGCGGTGCCCGGGCAGAGTCACCTGGGAGGAGGGGACCAGAGCTCCTGGGAAAGAaacgggggctggggtggggggtcagggtgcccacccacccacccgcaGCTCCCCCCAacgtcccccccccagggaccggAGGGGCTGTGGGAcaagatggggagggggggaacacCCCGGCCCATGGCCCATCCGTCAGGAGTGGGGTGCAAATAAACTAAAGAGCACTAATTCCTCCTCAGAGACCCcgagaggagaagcagcagcctccctcccctcccccagggCTTGTGGAAACGTGTTTTGTGTGCCGTGAATGGTGGATGTCGTCTTGTCATTGTTAATAACGTGTATGTGAACGCGATTATTTTGTACAGTcgaattaatttattttctgacatcacccttctttctttctttttttttttttttttttttaaatcctggaaGAGTACAGAGCACACCAAAGAATTCTCTTATTAATTTTGGTGATAGATTGTTGTTTATGATGCTGTggtttgtacaaaaaaaaaaaaaaatcatatattttTCGGCTTACTTGAATGAACGATGTAATGTGAAACAGACTCTTCCTGCATGTCCTCCGTGCGGTGTGTTGGTgctgatatatatatatatatatatagttcaTAGAGATATTATATTATTAGTACAGTGCATGGTGCTGTCACTCTGGAAGCCTTTAAACGTTGTCTTCATATCGTTGTGTTGGATCTAAAGAAGCAGGcgttactttaaaaacaaacagaaaacttgaatagaaaataattttttaaagttcattcGATTTGCTTTTTATTCGTTTTTCAAAGCCCATttgaataaatagaaaataataaagtaagGTATggactttttaaagaataatttatgGAATGTAATCTTATTAGAGATATTTTGGTGCTGATTTATAAACGAACTTtttaatttatgcattttttcaaCAACAGATTGCACTATACATTACTACATGGCAGGGTTTATAAACTATGGCTCGGGGGGATATATCACTATTTTTATGTACTTGCTACACGTAGGGTCACACACTTGCCCATCAATTTTATGACACATGATACCtcctaaataaaataatgctaatttaaattttttcatctctgtaaaccccataaaaaggaaaaaaaaattattatcatgcaaatgaataaaaatattctttctacGTATTGCATGTGCCTTACTGACAGACGAGGGGCAGAGACAgaccaaaccccccccccccccaaaaaaaagggtCAGTAGGTAGAGTCAAATCCAGCCACAGCCTCACAGGAGCAGCACCGGGAGATTTTGGGGGAGGCTGAGATACCCCGGCTTTTCCCAGCGAAACCTGTGAGTAAAACCGGTTCTCCTTCGGATTTACGTTTCGGCTTGCAACCCCGCGGAGGGAGGATGCTCCGGCCCCAgccacccccgcctcccccccgtGGCTGTGGGCTTTGCTCCCGTGGGTGTTTGCCCCTGGAAGTCAGCCGGGCTaatgggggggtgtgggggggaaggcaggatttgggggggggggttgcctcCTCAGGATGGAGCAGTtgggtgctgtgctgctggctttccgtgcagaggggaaagagagggacagacagacagatacGTGcatagacagacagacagacacgtAGACAGACAGGACACAGGCAAAAGTCAGGCGTTTATACACACGGTATTCTTCACCTCTCTCAAGGATAGCTAATCAAAGTATCGAGTCGAatcaattaaaatgttaatatttctgctggggaaaaagaaatgtttttcctggCAGTCTCCCCTTGCAGATACTAGTGAGTTAAATAGCACTACCCTTCACCAGAAGACATGGTGGCAAACCGTATGCCAGAAGATTATTCCGAAACACAGAGTCAGGTCAGGCGAGAAATAACGCCAGGAGATCATTGgaatgaaggaggaggaaaaaaaaaaaaaaaagttttcaggaGCTGAGTGAGGACACACGCTTCTCGTTTCGAGAGAGGAAAACTGAGTGAAACCCGCTGTTGGGAAAAATTCCAGGCAGAGTCGTGTGTCAGCATCCTCCaggattatttccttttaattttttttttttttaaataaaataataaaaaaaatacaactagCCCAGgatgatccccccccccccctccgtaATTTACCAGTCCTCGAAAATGACTGGTCAAAATGTCAAGAACAGTTTCACCAAAAGGTTAGAGTGTTTTTTAAGTCAGTTTTGTTAAATGTGGTAAAGGTGAAACAGGTTGCAAAGAGTTGTTTCAAGCAGAATGACAATAACCAACATACGAAGCAGAAAAACACTCATAAATGAGGGCTCCAATCAATGGGAAAACTTATAGCTCCCTAATGAAGTTTCTTGTGAAAAGGAGGGCGACACAAAGCCACCGAGACATGAATCATTCATGGGAAATATAAAAGATAAAAGATATCTGACAATGAGCAGAACCTTGTATAGAGTGTCTAAAACAAGTTTCCccttcttattttctgcttccccccccccccaacctccctcTCCTAGTGTTCCCTGCCCGCCCTATAGAGTTAACATTGACCAGTGCACGTCCTGCCCCACTTCAAAGTAATTTAGCCCAGAACGGAAGGCTTGGCGCTTGGACAATCTTCATGGTGTGTTAAGATTTCTATGGCAATTGGCAAGCAAGACGTTCCCATCTGAATATGGCTCAAAGAAAGCCACTTATTGACACCGAGTTGGCCATCATCAAAGACTTCATCTTTTCCTAGGCGAAACGTGGTCCTAGCAAACACTGTTTAAATCATCTACCTTTGTAGTCGGGGCTGGGAGACATCTCGCCACACACTATTGCTGGCCCTCGGCCCCTTAAAGGCGagagtcggcggtagcgaagtTTGAAGGGGCTCAGAAATTTCGGGAGTGTGGGAAAtggcattgggggggggggcggaggggatGGATGGATAAGCGGGAGAGCTCTCGGGGATGGATAAGCTCTCGGTGGAGAGccgcggggctgcccccccccccaaaaaaacccccacgcACCCCCCCATGGGTGGGGTgtaaggggagggggggtccaCCCGgggcaggctgctgctttgcttttcggtggggggggtgtgtgtgtctagTGTGGTGGGGGAGAACCAAggattttcagggttttttccccgTGTGTTTCGTGCTGCTGGAGATGTCGCCTGGGAGTTGGAAAGCGCTGGGAAGGATGGACcgtcagccccccccccccaaaataaaatattcccaGGTAGAGTAGACCAAGAGGGGTCAGAGAGTGTGCTGGCACACCCACCCACACGGACACGCTGGCACACGGACACACACGCTCCCCCCGGCTCGGACACCCAAACCCcggcggggggctgcccccgctcccccccccccccccccccgcatcccgCGTACCGCCGGCACACACAACCACGCTCCCgcattcacacacacaccacgCAAGTGCCTAATCAGGCAGGGAGAAGTTCAAAGGCAGGTTCTTTGAAATTCAAACTACTGCTTTTATGGTACATCAACATGGAGCGTTAGGATTGCTATGGCAATGAgcgcagcaaaagcaagctgcatttaaaatagtCCACCTCGATTCGAGACACTCTATTAAGATACAGTTGCATTGACCTTTAGTTTCATGCCGTGTTAGCGCAGTCAATTTTCACTTCATCAGAACGTCTCATATTTTTTTGgcctctctcccaccccccccccccttccctcccctttattaggaccccccccaacttcagtagataaacaaacaaacaaataagcGGGGAAGAAGCTCCATCTCcagctcttctcctcctcctcctctgcccccctcttcccccccccccacctaaGCACTTTTATTTGCAGAGCGATTgttctttgtttatttaataCAAGTACTGTGTGAATGGTGAAAAATAAACACGATGAAAAATAACCAAACAGATGATTCCGCCAAGTGAAAAAGCCCGGACTTAATAAAAGTGCGAAGCAGTCACCGTTGAATGAGAAATCCTTTGAAGTGGAACTTATTATAGGAAGAATACTTTTTGGTTTCCCTAACGACGCTGCTGAATTGAAAGGGCTCGCCTTTGTCAACGATTTGTTCTCCTTTGCCGGGATGCCCGCAGAAATTACTTACATGGGCTGCCTTAACATGCAGCCTGCAAATCAGTAACTTCCCAGCTCAGACTCGCAGACGCCGCTCTCCTAAGGACAAAAAGAAGTCAGGAGGAAAACACCCCAACCTTTCACTCAGCCTcttattttttttgggggggggggcagagggagaaaaaggggtTTGGGACGAGGCGGGGGGAGAGGCGGGTGTATATACCCCCCGAAGTGCCCCCCCCCGAAGCtctcgccccccgccccgggcaggCAGCCGGAGTGGGACCGACCGCTCCTCCGCTccgtcccggtcccggtcccggtgggagctgggggggggaggtggtcCTCCGGCAGAGCCgtgtctctcctcctcccccccccccccccccgcttccccctttttttctcctctgccaaGTGATTTTCCCAGGCAGAGACATATTTAATAAGGGTCGTTTATTACGAAGGCGCTTTGAAGGGTCGCCCCTGAAGCCCTGTGTCCATTAAAAACATGGAGGTGACATTTAAACCTCGTTTTAAAGGAGCTCTGGGGTAGTTCAATGAAAGGCAACTCGTTTGTCTTATGAGCTTGGAAACAacctcccttcttctccttttgaCCACATGGCATAACTCAAAAACAATAGTTCAAAAGTAAAATGGCATCGTGGTGTTCAGCCTCAGACAGGCACCCATCtagcaggagagaaaagggataGTCCATAACACAATGTGCTTTTTGTGTCCGA includes:
- the ZIC5 gene encoding zinc finger protein ZIC 5 — protein: MFLKAGRGKKITTASVDGLGCVVMEPPLSKRNPTLRLADLAAAQPHPHQNMTGFPGLGNHHGHPHHAAHLHPGDAGGDPGGALPPLGPEHMAQPAALKLTPEALTAAAFAAPAAAAATTASAAATATAAAATTAAYAPPAAAALPGYPSGGAAGRDFLLRRELPPAAAAAAAAAAAAAHGALGEQHPPAGSPHLPPPPPHGVFISAGGTYGAADGAHAAFPPPPPGEQGAPAGRHPPLNGQMRLGLAAAAGELYGRAEAHYGAAAAAASSASSSALQGYGSVNLNPAAAGHGHPHHPHPPAAAAGAFLRYMRQPIKQELICKWIDREPPPPPPPPPPPPPPGGRKPCSKTFSTMQELVSHVTVEHVGGPEQSSHVCYWEECPREGKPFKAKYKLINHIRVHTGEKPFPCPFPGCGKVFARSENLKIHKRTHTGEKPFKCEFDGCERKFANSSDRKKHSHVHTSDKPYYCKIRGCDKSYTHPSSLRKHMKIHCKSPPPSPPPGSQVYPAAGPPDGPLPPEAEPAAEPTRGRGAAAALSPPVTNLSEWYVCQAGGAPRRPRSPSSRDASPASEGGDEPHRTSAGRTAP